A stretch of the Bartonella henselae str. Houston-1 genome encodes the following:
- the odhB gene encoding 2-oxoglutarate dehydrogenase complex dihydrolipoyllysine-residue succinyltransferase, whose amino-acid sequence MTTEIRVPTLGESVTEATVGKWFKKLGEAVAVDEPLIELETDKVTVEVPSPVAGKLSEIIAKEGDTVEVKALLGLVEAGAAGISQSFSPSATPIPEVPSELKQSSSSGAMQKDTMPPSPSAAKLMAENNIAKSNISGSGKRGQILKEDVLGVLEQEVKAPSVSAASSSASLVQEKHEERVRMTKLRQTIARRLKDAQNTAAMLTTFNEVDMSAVMDLRKRYKDLFEKKHGVKLGFMGFFTKAVCHALKELPAVNAEIDGTDIVYKNYVNVGIAVGTDKGLVVPVVRHADQMSLAEIEKEIGRLGRLARDGKLAVSDMQGGTFTITNGGVYGSLMSTPILNAPQSGILGMHAIKERAMVVGGQIVIRPMMYLALSYDHRIVDGQEAVTFLVRVKESLEDPERLVLDL is encoded by the coding sequence ATGACTACTGAAATCCGTGTTCCTACTTTAGGCGAATCAGTTACTGAGGCGACAGTTGGTAAGTGGTTTAAAAAGCTTGGCGAAGCTGTGGCTGTGGATGAACCCTTGATTGAATTAGAAACTGATAAGGTAACCGTTGAGGTTCCTTCGCCTGTTGCAGGAAAATTATCTGAAATCATCGCAAAAGAAGGTGATACGGTTGAAGTAAAAGCTCTGTTAGGATTAGTGGAAGCTGGAGCTGCTGGTATTTCCCAATCATTTTCACCTTCTGCTACGCCTATTCCAGAAGTGCCATCTGAATTGAAGCAGTCTTCTTCCAGTGGTGCAATGCAGAAAGATACAATGCCGCCCTCTCCTTCAGCAGCAAAATTGATGGCTGAAAATAATATTGCAAAAAGCAATATTTCAGGTTCTGGAAAACGTGGACAAATCCTCAAAGAAGATGTTCTTGGTGTCTTAGAACAAGAAGTAAAAGCGCCATCTGTTTCTGCAGCTTCCTCTTCGGCTTCTCTTGTTCAAGAAAAGCATGAAGAGCGGGTTCGTATGACAAAATTGCGTCAAACAATTGCGCGTCGTCTTAAAGATGCACAGAATACAGCAGCAATGTTAACTACATTTAATGAGGTTGATATGTCGGCTGTGATGGATTTGCGCAAGCGTTATAAGGATCTTTTTGAAAAGAAACATGGTGTTAAACTCGGCTTTATGGGATTTTTTACCAAGGCTGTTTGTCATGCATTAAAAGAACTTCCTGCTGTTAATGCGGAAATTGATGGAACGGATATTGTTTACAAAAATTACGTCAATGTTGGAATTGCTGTTGGAACGGATAAAGGACTTGTCGTTCCGGTAGTGCGTCATGCAGATCAGATGTCGTTAGCAGAGATTGAAAAGGAAATTGGTCGTTTGGGGCGTCTTGCTCGTGATGGAAAATTAGCGGTTTCTGATATGCAAGGTGGAACTTTTACCATTACCAATGGGGGTGTTTATGGTTCGTTAATGTCGACACCGATTTTAAATGCACCACAGTCCGGTATCTTGGGAATGCACGCGATTAAAGAACGAGCAATGGTTGTTGGCGGGCAAATAGTCATTCGCCCCATGATGTATCTGGCGCTTTCATATGATCACCGTATTGTAGATGGACAAGAGGCTGTCACTTTCCTTGTGCGTGTTAAGGAAAGTTTAGAAGATCCGGAACGCCTGGTTCTTGACTTGTAA
- a CDS encoding 2-oxoglutarate dehydrogenase E1 component: MARQDEINSLFAQTSFLYGGNADYIDQLYADYEKDPTSVDSQWRTFFENLQDKKEDVLKNAQGATWQRDHWPLKANGELVSALDGDWPVLEKHVGDKLKEKAATGAVQKGRISSEQDIIRATRDSIHALMMIRAFRARGHLRAKLDPLQLAEKIEDYKELSPEAYGFTPADYERPIFIDNVLGLEYATIPQMLEILNRTYCSTIGIEYMHISDPVQKAWLQERIEGPNNHIAFTQKGKKEILNKLIEAEGFEQFLDTKYKGTKRFGIDGGEALIPALKEIIKCGSSLGVQEVVLGMAHRGRLNVLSQVLAKPHRAIFHEFKGGSYKPDDVEGSGDVKYHLGTSADLEFDGKKVHLSLLANPSHLEIVDPVVIGKARAKQDQLIGPTRTDTLPLSERSKVLPLLIHGDAAFAGQGVIQETFGLSGLKGYRVAGSIHFIINNQIGFTTNPRFSRSSPYPSDVAKMIDAPIFHVNGDDPEAVVFVAKLATEFRQIFHKPVVIDMFCYRRYGHNEGDEPSFTQPLMYKAIRNHKTTLQLYGDQLIEEGVITVEEIEQQKKLWRDKLEVELEASTSYKPNKADWLDGSWTGLKASNNVDEQHSGTTGVDLKTLKEIGEKLVEIPADFHVHKTIQRFLNNRAKIFETGEGVDWATAEALAFGSLCLEGAPVRLSGEDVERGTFSQRHSVLYDQENEARYIPLNNLQKGQALYEVVNSMLSEEAVLGFEYGYSLAEPRGLTLWEAQFGDFSNGAQVIFDQFISSAERKWLRMSGLVCLLPHGFEGQGPEHSSARLERFLQLCAEDNMQVANCTTPANYFHILRRQIKRDFRKPLILMTPKSLLRHKRAVSFLNEMGLETRFHRLLLDDAEVLKNSVVKLQKDNKIRRIVLCTGKVYYDLYEEREKRGIDDVYLLRVEQLYPFPAKALVDVLSRFLQAEVIWCQEEPKNMGAWSFIEPYLEWVLTHINAQYSRARYAGRPASASPATGLMVQHAEQLAAFLEDALGS, from the coding sequence ATGGCAAGGCAAGACGAAATAAATAGTCTTTTTGCGCAAACGTCGTTTCTGTATGGTGGAAATGCCGATTATATAGATCAACTTTATGCCGATTATGAAAAAGATCCCACCAGTGTGGATTCACAGTGGCGTACTTTTTTTGAAAACCTTCAGGATAAAAAAGAAGATGTTCTCAAAAATGCTCAAGGCGCTACGTGGCAACGTGATCATTGGCCATTAAAGGCAAATGGTGAGCTTGTTTCTGCTCTCGATGGTGATTGGCCTGTTCTTGAAAAGCATGTTGGTGATAAATTAAAAGAAAAAGCAGCAACCGGTGCTGTGCAAAAAGGAAGAATCTCTAGCGAACAAGACATTATTCGAGCAACGCGTGATTCTATTCATGCGCTTATGATGATTCGTGCTTTTCGAGCACGGGGGCATCTTCGTGCAAAACTCGATCCTCTTCAGTTGGCGGAAAAGATTGAAGATTACAAAGAACTTTCTCCAGAAGCTTACGGTTTTACTCCTGCTGATTATGAACGTCCAATTTTTATTGATAATGTTTTAGGACTGGAATACGCGACGATTCCACAGATGCTTGAAATCCTTAATCGTACCTATTGTTCAACAATTGGTATAGAGTATATGCATATTTCTGATCCTGTTCAAAAAGCATGGCTTCAAGAGCGTATTGAAGGACCAAATAATCACATCGCCTTTACGCAAAAAGGTAAGAAAGAGATCCTTAATAAGCTTATTGAAGCGGAAGGGTTCGAACAGTTTTTAGACACTAAATATAAAGGGACAAAGCGTTTTGGGATTGATGGTGGTGAAGCGCTGATACCTGCTCTTAAGGAGATTATTAAATGCGGTAGTTCTTTGGGTGTGCAGGAAGTCGTTTTAGGAATGGCCCATCGTGGTCGTTTAAACGTTCTTTCTCAAGTTCTTGCAAAGCCACATAGGGCTATTTTTCATGAATTCAAAGGGGGGTCTTATAAGCCCGATGATGTAGAGGGCTCGGGTGATGTCAAATATCATTTGGGAACCTCGGCTGATCTTGAATTTGATGGTAAAAAAGTTCATTTATCGCTTTTGGCTAATCCATCTCATCTTGAGATTGTTGATCCTGTTGTTATTGGAAAGGCACGCGCTAAACAAGACCAACTTATTGGGCCTACACGCACTGATACACTGCCATTAAGTGAACGTTCAAAGGTCTTGCCCTTACTTATTCATGGTGATGCTGCTTTTGCAGGACAAGGTGTTATTCAAGAAACTTTTGGTCTTTCTGGTCTAAAAGGTTATCGCGTTGCGGGTTCAATTCATTTTATTATCAATAATCAGATTGGTTTTACAACAAATCCACGCTTTTCGCGTTCTTCACCTTATCCATCAGATGTTGCAAAAATGATTGATGCACCGATTTTCCATGTGAATGGTGATGATCCCGAAGCAGTTGTCTTTGTTGCAAAATTAGCGACAGAGTTTCGTCAAATTTTCCATAAACCAGTGGTAATTGATATGTTCTGTTATCGTCGTTATGGGCATAATGAAGGCGATGAACCTTCCTTTACACAGCCGCTTATGTATAAGGCTATACGTAACCACAAAACGACTCTTCAGCTTTATGGTGATCAGTTGATAGAAGAAGGGGTGATTACTGTAGAAGAGATTGAACAGCAAAAGAAATTATGGCGTGATAAACTTGAAGTTGAGCTTGAAGCAAGTACTTCTTATAAGCCAAATAAAGCTGATTGGCTTGATGGTAGCTGGACGGGTCTTAAAGCTTCCAATAACGTTGATGAGCAACATAGTGGAACGACGGGGGTTGATTTAAAAACTTTAAAGGAAATTGGTGAAAAACTTGTCGAAATACCAGCGGATTTTCATGTTCATAAAACAATTCAACGCTTTTTAAACAATCGTGCTAAAATTTTTGAAACCGGTGAGGGGGTTGATTGGGCAACGGCTGAAGCTTTGGCTTTTGGTTCGCTTTGCTTAGAAGGAGCACCAGTTCGTCTTTCTGGTGAGGATGTTGAACGTGGAACTTTTTCACAACGTCATTCAGTTCTTTATGACCAAGAAAATGAAGCGCGTTATATCCCTTTAAATAATTTACAAAAGGGACAGGCACTTTATGAGGTGGTTAATTCTATGCTTTCTGAAGAAGCTGTTCTTGGTTTTGAATATGGATATTCCCTTGCTGAACCACGGGGATTAACGCTTTGGGAAGCACAGTTTGGTGATTTTTCTAATGGTGCACAGGTCATTTTTGACCAATTTATTTCATCTGCAGAGCGCAAATGGCTTCGTATGTCCGGTCTTGTCTGTTTGTTACCTCATGGTTTTGAAGGACAAGGACCAGAGCACTCTTCGGCACGTTTGGAACGTTTCCTGCAACTTTGTGCGGAAGATAATATGCAGGTTGCTAATTGTACAACCCCTGCAAATTATTTTCATATTTTGCGTCGACAGATTAAACGTGATTTTCGTAAGCCATTAATTTTGATGACACCAAAATCACTTTTACGTCATAAACGGGCGGTTTCTTTCCTCAATGAAATGGGATTAGAGACACGTTTTCATCGTTTATTGCTTGATGATGCAGAAGTTCTCAAAAATTCTGTGGTTAAATTGCAAAAAGATAATAAAATTCGCCGCATTGTTCTTTGTACAGGCAAAGTTTATTACGACCTTTATGAAGAGCGTGAAAAAAGGGGAATTGATGATGTGTATTTATTGCGCGTTGAGCAGCTTTATCCTTTTCCAGCCAAAGCTTTGGTAGATGTATTGTCTCGCTTCTTACAGGCAGAGGTTATTTGGTGTCAAGAAGAGCCAAAAAATATGGGAGCGTGGTCGTTTATTGAGCCTTATCTGGAATGGGTTTTGACGCATATTAATGCCCAATATTCTCGTGCACGCTATGCTGGGCGTCCTGCGAGTGCTTCACCAGCCACTGGATTGATGGTACAACATGCTGAACAGCTTGCCGCGTTTCTTGAAGACGCGTTAGGTTCTTAA
- the sucD gene encoding succinate--CoA ligase subunit alpha translates to MSILVNKDTKVLVQGLTGKTGTFHTEQALAYHGTQMVGGVNPKKGGETWEGSKGETLPIFASVAEGKEKTGADASVIYVPPAGAAAAIIEAVEAEIRLIICITEGIPVMDMVKVKARLEKSKSRLIGPNCPGILTPNECKIGIMPGSIFRKGSVGVVSRSGTLTYEAVFQTSHEGLGQTTAIGIGGDPVKGTEFIDVLEMFLADDETQSIVMIGEIGGSAEEEAAQFLQDEAKKGRKKPVVGFIAGRTAPPGRTMGHAGAVISGGKGGAEDKIAAMESAGIKVSPSPSQIGKTLMSVLKG, encoded by the coding sequence ATGTCAATTCTTGTGAATAAAGATACGAAAGTTCTCGTTCAAGGGCTTACAGGAAAAACAGGAACTTTTCATACAGAACAAGCGCTTGCTTATCATGGTACCCAAATGGTTGGCGGCGTTAATCCTAAAAAGGGTGGTGAGACATGGGAGGGTTCAAAAGGTGAAACTCTTCCTATTTTTGCTAGTGTTGCGGAAGGAAAAGAAAAAACAGGTGCAGATGCTTCCGTTATTTATGTTCCTCCTGCAGGGGCAGCAGCAGCTATTATAGAGGCTGTTGAAGCTGAAATCCGTTTAATTATCTGTATTACGGAAGGCATTCCTGTTATGGATATGGTGAAAGTAAAAGCGAGATTAGAAAAATCAAAATCACGTCTCATTGGTCCTAATTGTCCTGGCATTCTCACACCAAATGAATGTAAAATCGGTATTATGCCTGGTTCTATTTTTAGAAAAGGCTCTGTTGGGGTTGTCTCACGGTCGGGAACTTTGACTTATGAAGCCGTCTTTCAAACCAGTCATGAAGGTCTTGGACAGACAACAGCTATTGGTATTGGCGGCGATCCTGTTAAGGGCACTGAATTTATTGATGTGTTAGAAATGTTTTTAGCAGATGATGAAACTCAATCTATTGTTATGATTGGTGAGATTGGTGGTTCTGCCGAAGAAGAAGCAGCACAGTTTCTCCAAGATGAGGCAAAAAAAGGCCGTAAAAAGCCGGTGGTTGGTTTTATTGCTGGTCGTACAGCTCCTCCAGGACGCACAATGGGGCATGCGGGTGCTGTTATTTCTGGTGGAAAAGGTGGTGCAGAAGATAAAATCGCAGCAATGGAATCAGCAGGAATTAAAGTTTCTCCTTCACCCTCACAGATAGGAAAGACATTGATGTCAGTTTTGAAGGGATAA